A genomic window from Levilactobacillus yonginensis includes:
- the cydB gene encoding cytochrome d ubiquinol oxidase subunit II, which yields MTSLQFVWFILIGVLFSGFFFLDGFDFGVGMLVKSFAKTDAERDVVIRSIGPHWDGNEVWLITAGGAMFASFPMWYATLFSGFYLILFLILAALIFRGVSFEFRANMRTETWRSFWEWASTIGSFCAAFLFGMLFTAMIAGMPIDKNGDMSAHFFDYVNLFSLVGGVAVTVLCLVHGLNYMRLKTEGSLRNRALAWNKVVYPILFAGEVLFAVLLYFSTDFFDKKPLSTTAIVVALVIFTCLAYWGVLGNHEWLSFIGSGLSLISVVVLIFNGLFPRVMIANNPANSLLIKNSSSSPYTLHLMTILTFSILPIVLIYFVWSYWVFYKRLSSPKQNA from the coding sequence ATGACTAGTCTGCAATTCGTCTGGTTTATCCTAATTGGTGTCTTGTTCAGTGGGTTCTTCTTCCTCGATGGCTTCGACTTTGGGGTGGGGATGCTCGTCAAGAGTTTCGCCAAAACCGATGCTGAGCGTGACGTTGTGATTCGTTCAATTGGACCACACTGGGATGGTAACGAAGTTTGGTTGATCACCGCTGGTGGTGCCATGTTTGCTTCATTTCCAATGTGGTATGCAACCCTCTTCTCAGGGTTCTACCTAATCCTGTTCCTGATTTTAGCAGCCTTGATTTTCCGGGGAGTTTCCTTTGAATTTCGGGCCAATATGCGGACGGAAACCTGGCGGAGCTTCTGGGAATGGGCATCAACGATTGGTAGTTTCTGTGCCGCCTTCCTGTTCGGGATGTTGTTCACTGCGATGATTGCTGGGATGCCAATTGATAAGAACGGCGATATGAGCGCTCACTTCTTCGACTACGTGAACTTGTTCTCCTTAGTTGGTGGGGTTGCCGTTACCGTTCTGTGCCTGGTCCATGGGTTAAACTACATGCGTCTAAAGACGGAAGGTAGCTTACGCAATCGGGCCTTAGCTTGGAACAAAGTGGTTTACCCAATTCTCTTTGCCGGTGAAGTTTTGTTCGCCGTATTATTATATTTCTCAACCGATTTCTTCGACAAGAAGCCATTGAGCACAACGGCCATCGTCGTTGCGCTGGTAATCTTCACTTGTCTGGCTTACTGGGGGGTATTAGGTAATCACGAGTGGCTTTCATTCATTGGAAGCGGATTGTCGCTGATCAGTGTGGTCGTCTTGATCTTCAATGGGCTGTTCCCACGGGTCATGATCGCTAACAATCCAGCCAACTCGTTACTGATCAAGAATTCATCAAGTTCACCGTACACGTTACATCTGATGACGATTCTCACGTTTAGCATTTTGCCAATCGTATTGATCTACTTTGTTTGGAGCTACTGGGTCTTCTACAAGCGCTTGTCTTCACCAAAGCAGAACGCCTAG
- a CDS encoding NAD(P)-dependent oxidoreductase, giving the protein MKERILAFQHLSPEQTEQLTSMGVDVVPADQWDTATNISIIFGWSTEHGLAVLQDPHNNVHWIQTVSAGVDYLPLDWITAHDIQLTNASGAFSAAIAESTIGYLLYFLRNFNEAVKNQAGHFWQQPLRSEMAMLASQKVVIYGTGSIGQHIAELLNGFGNYPFGVNRSGHGVSGFQGTVAMKDDAGLVKDADIIINAMPATPSTIHYFNTDFFDQLDGTRVFVNVGRGKSVDEQALMHALLYQKVLNAGLDVFETEPLPKDSKLWDYPNVLITPHQTGFAGAENILAIFGYFKENLASWTQDGKLTVNLTDPSRGY; this is encoded by the coding sequence ATGAAAGAACGGATACTTGCCTTTCAACATTTATCACCAGAACAAACGGAACAGCTGACTAGCATGGGAGTTGACGTCGTGCCCGCCGACCAGTGGGACACCGCAACGAACATCAGTATCATCTTTGGCTGGAGCACGGAACACGGCCTCGCCGTTTTACAAGATCCGCACAACAACGTGCACTGGATTCAAACCGTCAGTGCCGGGGTAGACTACCTTCCCTTGGACTGGATCACCGCGCATGACATCCAACTGACAAATGCCAGTGGTGCCTTCTCAGCAGCGATTGCGGAATCAACGATTGGGTACCTGCTCTACTTCCTACGGAACTTCAACGAAGCCGTCAAAAACCAGGCTGGTCACTTCTGGCAGCAACCACTGCGCAGTGAAATGGCTATGCTAGCATCCCAAAAGGTCGTCATCTACGGGACTGGGAGCATTGGTCAACACATTGCTGAACTGCTAAACGGTTTTGGAAATTACCCATTTGGCGTTAACCGGTCGGGGCATGGCGTCTCCGGTTTCCAGGGAACGGTAGCGATGAAGGATGACGCAGGCCTTGTCAAAGACGCTGATATCATTATCAATGCCATGCCCGCTACGCCTAGCACCATCCACTATTTCAACACGGACTTCTTTGACCAACTAGACGGCACCCGTGTCTTTGTCAACGTCGGTCGGGGCAAATCCGTCGACGAACAAGCTTTGATGCACGCGCTGCTCTATCAAAAAGTCCTGAACGCCGGCCTCGACGTCTTCGAAACTGAGCCACTTCCAAAAGATTCCAAGCTGTGGGACTACCCTAACGTCTTGATTACGCCCCATCAAACAGGTTTCGCTGGTGCCGAAAATATCTTGGCAATTTTCGGTTACTTCAAAGAAAACCTAGCTAGTTGGACGCAAGATGGCAAGCTCACCGTCAACCTGACCGACCCTAGCCGCGGCTACTAA
- the cydD gene encoding thiol reductant ABC exporter subunit CydD, translated as MIDQRVFKFPGVKPAALMVGLLTLIQAIMIILQAQYLATAIVQLWKRQPLETIVFPLAVFAVAFLARHLLTLLKDWLFYPFVEQTTKKLRKQFMAKLFDLGPSVVAQEGTGNVVTMGLEGIDKIQTYLMMIIGKVLDLSITPWLVLIYIAFIQWKEALFLLAIYPLIILFMIILGFAAQAKADRQYAGYQRLSNHFVDTLRGLPTLKQLGLNEQYADNVYQVSEDYRKKTMATLTIAMTSTFALDFFTTLSIAIIAVFLGFGLMNNTIQLLPALVILTLAPDYFAPIRNFANDYHATLNGKNALTAVLDILQRETPADRELLAVREPVWQAQDTVSFSHVNVAYGDDAATLKDINFDVHGFKKVGIIGASGSGKSTLINTLGGFLSPAEGQISVRGTAVPHLDQKAWQRSFVYIPQAPYLFHASLRNNLAFYTPDASDEAVNAAVARAGLTDWVATLPDGLATQIGEGARGVSGGQAQRIALARAFLDDSRRVLLFDEPTAHLDIETEVELKKTMMPVFKDHLVFFATHRLHWMNEMDYILVMDHGQIVEQGTPAELQQLNGAYVRLRSEMEGATTR; from the coding sequence GTGATTGATCAACGGGTTTTTAAATTTCCAGGCGTAAAACCGGCCGCCCTGATGGTAGGTCTCCTAACGCTGATTCAAGCAATTATGATTATTCTTCAAGCGCAGTACCTAGCAACGGCCATTGTGCAGCTTTGGAAGCGGCAGCCGTTAGAAACGATTGTTTTCCCATTAGCGGTGTTTGCTGTGGCTTTTTTAGCACGACATTTATTGACACTATTAAAGGACTGGTTGTTCTACCCGTTTGTGGAGCAGACGACTAAGAAATTACGTAAGCAGTTTATGGCCAAACTGTTCGACTTAGGACCGAGCGTGGTTGCCCAGGAAGGAACGGGGAACGTTGTGACTATGGGTCTTGAAGGGATTGACAAGATTCAGACCTATCTCATGATGATTATTGGCAAGGTCTTGGATTTGTCGATTACGCCGTGGTTAGTGTTGATTTACATAGCTTTTATTCAGTGGAAGGAAGCCCTTTTTCTACTAGCCATCTATCCTTTGATAATCTTATTCATGATTATCCTAGGGTTTGCGGCTCAGGCTAAGGCTGACCGGCAGTATGCCGGGTATCAACGTCTATCGAATCACTTTGTGGATACGTTGCGAGGCTTGCCGACGCTGAAACAGTTGGGATTAAACGAACAATATGCAGATAATGTTTATCAGGTGAGCGAGGATTATCGGAAGAAGACAATGGCAACGTTGACGATTGCCATGACCTCGACTTTTGCGCTCGATTTCTTCACGACCCTGTCGATTGCGATTATTGCCGTTTTCTTAGGGTTTGGGTTGATGAATAATACCATTCAATTATTGCCAGCTTTGGTTATTTTGACGTTAGCCCCGGATTATTTTGCACCGATTCGGAACTTCGCTAATGACTATCATGCCACGTTGAATGGGAAAAATGCGTTGACAGCCGTGCTAGATATTTTGCAGCGGGAAACGCCAGCCGACCGAGAATTGCTAGCGGTCCGTGAGCCCGTTTGGCAAGCACAGGATACGGTTAGCTTCAGTCACGTGAATGTGGCTTATGGGGATGATGCAGCAACGCTAAAGGATATTAATTTTGACGTGCACGGTTTTAAAAAAGTTGGTATCATCGGAGCTTCGGGTTCTGGTAAGTCGACCTTGATCAATACCTTAGGTGGCTTTCTTAGCCCCGCTGAGGGTCAGATCAGTGTGCGGGGAACTGCAGTCCCACATTTGGATCAAAAGGCTTGGCAGCGAAGCTTTGTCTATATTCCACAGGCGCCATATTTGTTCCACGCAAGCTTGCGGAATAATCTGGCTTTTTACACACCGGATGCTAGTGACGAGGCCGTTAATGCGGCGGTCGCGCGGGCTGGCCTGACTGATTGGGTGGCGACGTTGCCAGATGGTCTGGCCACCCAAATTGGTGAAGGGGCTCGGGGCGTCAGTGGGGGACAGGCACAACGAATTGCGTTGGCCCGGGCCTTCTTGGATGATTCACGCCGGGTGCTGTTATTTGATGAACCGACGGCGCACTTGGACATTGAAACGGAAGTTGAATTGAAAAAGACGATGATGCCGGTCTTTAAAGATCACTTGGTTTTCTTTGCGACCCACCGGTTACACTGGATGAATGAGATGGATTACATTTTGGTCATGGATCATGGTCAGATTGTCGAACAAGGTACACCGGCTGAACTACAACAATTAAACGGGGCGTACGTGCGGTTACGGTCAGAAATGGAAGGGGCGACGACACGATGA
- a CDS encoding lipopolysaccharide biosynthesis protein, with the protein MIDRMLGAGVAGIYTLASAISMLTTLFNDVLLQTLEPWMYQKIKAGRVADISRVALPALGVIAAINIGFIAFAPELVAIFAPASYLQAIWVMPPITMSVFFAFLYNFFVVFELYYEKTLFVTIATIAGAGLNLGLNFWLIPRLGFYAAGYTTLICYVAYALGHYLLMRRICRDRLAGVQVYQPRRLLLIVGIFMSVGLLFLVSYRWPLIRYGLIGVGSLVLFLSRHRLVATVRDLVAVRQGDETSA; encoded by the coding sequence ATGATCGATAGGATGTTGGGCGCCGGGGTGGCAGGGATTTACACGCTAGCTAGTGCAATTTCGATGTTAACGACCCTTTTTAACGATGTGTTGCTACAGACGTTGGAGCCCTGGATGTATCAGAAAATCAAAGCAGGACGAGTGGCGGACATTTCACGAGTTGCTTTGCCGGCGTTGGGGGTGATTGCGGCAATCAACATTGGGTTCATTGCTTTTGCACCGGAACTAGTGGCTATCTTTGCGCCGGCCTCATATTTGCAGGCAATCTGGGTCATGCCACCGATTACAATGAGTGTCTTCTTCGCCTTTTTGTACAACTTTTTCGTGGTGTTTGAGTTGTACTATGAGAAAACACTATTCGTAACGATAGCCACCATTGCTGGAGCCGGGTTGAATCTGGGGTTGAACTTTTGGTTGATTCCTCGGTTGGGGTTCTATGCGGCAGGTTACACGACTTTAATCTGCTACGTTGCGTACGCTTTGGGCCACTATCTCCTAATGCGGCGTATTTGTCGAGATCGACTGGCAGGCGTGCAGGTCTATCAACCGCGGCGGTTATTACTGATTGTTGGTATTTTTATGAGCGTTGGGCTGCTATTTCTAGTTAGTTATCGCTGGCCGTTGATTCGCTACGGGTTGATTGGCGTTGGCAGTTTAGTCCTTTTCTTGAGCCGGCATCGGTTGGTGGCGACGGTTCGTGATTTAGTTGCTGTTAGGCAGGGGGATGAGACGTCGGCGTGA
- a CDS encoding glycosyltransferase family 2 protein, giving the protein MRSPYFSIIIPVYNAAHFLERCLTSVLDQAFTDFEVLAVDDGSTDASLAVLQQLAVNASALQVFSQVNAGVSAARNAGLKVARGQYVLFLDPDDYLVTDALTILKNQLMSQPDIVCFNVLLASHGRTFIMPLNELFAHKQILPADRFLEAIFTRGGFQGYACNKAYRRAAIQGMQFDEHVAYLEDELFNVQLAQRVATILCLPEPLYVYRQHAESLVNSGFNPKKVTAIQAVDQMLTSVPPAFRTDLKIRRNRLLIELASAALRSHREFKQLRAAYYRLSPRCQHWVYGPANQIILRVANWHFAGAARLFRTKDILVKSRLFYWLRYRLARP; this is encoded by the coding sequence ATGAGGTCCCCATACTTTTCAATCATCATTCCGGTGTACAATGCCGCTCATTTTCTGGAGCGCTGCTTGACCTCGGTGCTAGACCAGGCATTCACAGATTTTGAAGTCTTGGCGGTGGACGATGGTTCAACAGATGCTTCACTGGCGGTGCTTCAACAGTTGGCGGTGAACGCATCGGCGCTGCAGGTGTTTTCTCAGGTCAATGCGGGTGTCTCCGCCGCGAGAAATGCCGGGTTAAAAGTGGCAAGGGGGCAGTACGTGTTGTTCCTAGACCCGGATGATTATTTAGTAACGGATGCACTGACGATTTTGAAGAATCAGCTGATGAGTCAACCAGATATTGTTTGTTTCAACGTCTTATTGGCGAGTCATGGCCGAACATTCATTATGCCGTTGAATGAGTTGTTTGCTCACAAACAGATCTTGCCCGCAGACCGCTTTCTGGAAGCTATTTTTACCAGGGGTGGGTTTCAAGGCTACGCCTGTAACAAAGCCTATCGTCGGGCGGCGATTCAGGGCATGCAGTTTGACGAGCACGTGGCGTATTTGGAGGATGAATTGTTTAACGTCCAACTAGCCCAACGGGTGGCGACGATTCTGTGTCTGCCGGAGCCGCTGTATGTGTATCGGCAACACGCCGAGTCGTTAGTGAATTCAGGCTTTAATCCTAAAAAGGTCACGGCGATTCAAGCGGTCGATCAGATGCTGACCAGTGTCCCGCCAGCATTTCGAACGGATCTTAAGATTCGCCGGAATCGGTTGCTTATAGAACTGGCTAGTGCTGCTTTAAGAAGCCATCGGGAGTTTAAGCAACTGCGCGCTGCGTATTATCGACTGTCCCCGCGCTGCCAGCATTGGGTGTATGGACCAGCTAATCAGATAATTCTTAGGGTGGCCAACTGGCATTTTGCGGGAGCAGCACGACTTTTTCGGACGAAAGATATACTAGTGAAGAGTCGCCTGTTCTACTGGTTGCGTTACCGGTTGGCTAGACCGTAG
- the cydC gene encoding thiol reductant ABC exporter subunit CydC, with product MKGFFATFKNDHWVMPYLRRYRKLLALVLFLGFMTFFCGGALMFNSGYLISRAATHPYNILMIYVPIVLARAFGIGRPAFRYAERLTSHNWVLRIVSDFRKRLYQAVEKQAVAIRQTHQTGDVLSILAEDIDHIENLYLRTVFPLVIGWLLYLFVVLGIGYFNWAFGLLMLVLLGVIVLVMPLLSVAVNGRREFQARQVQRTFYTQLTDAVLGLGDWLISGRRGDFLEQQDQPIDEIATLRRADHHFQWWRNFAIQFIFGAAVILIVWWAGVMFTHNQSEANWVAAFGLALFPTVEPFSSMSQGVSEWPVYQDSIKRVNSLDENVPEQVAQAKIGALTNLTLDHVKFTYPGAERQVIDDLSLTLHPGEKLALLGPSGTGKSTLLKLILGDEQPTSGAITLNGEPIEKLQEQRAQLFGVLDQQPYLFNTTVMNNVRLGNLKATDEEVRQAVKAVELDDLIARLPLGYQTQVQEAGSRFSGGERQRLSLARILLQDAPIIILDEPTVSLDPITEQHLLDTVFSVLKDKTIIWVTHHLAGINHVDQVRFIEDGHFDMQGTPAELYKENARFRALYDLDRGR from the coding sequence ATGAAGGGATTCTTTGCAACTTTTAAAAACGATCACTGGGTCATGCCGTACCTTCGTCGTTACCGGAAGCTACTAGCACTGGTCCTGTTTCTGGGTTTCATGACGTTTTTCTGTGGGGGCGCGTTGATGTTTAACTCGGGCTACCTGATTTCACGGGCGGCCACGCATCCTTACAACATTTTGATGATTTATGTTCCGATCGTTTTGGCTCGGGCTTTTGGGATTGGGCGGCCGGCGTTTCGGTACGCTGAACGGTTAACTAGTCACAACTGGGTCTTACGAATTGTCTCTGATTTTCGGAAGCGGCTATATCAGGCGGTTGAAAAGCAAGCCGTTGCGATTCGGCAGACGCACCAAACGGGGGATGTTCTGAGTATCTTAGCTGAAGACATCGATCACATCGAAAACCTCTATCTGCGGACCGTGTTCCCACTCGTAATTGGGTGGTTGCTGTATCTGTTCGTGGTCCTTGGTATTGGCTACTTCAATTGGGCGTTCGGATTACTCATGTTGGTGTTGCTGGGCGTAATCGTGTTGGTGATGCCGCTGCTTTCTGTTGCCGTGAATGGTCGGCGAGAATTTCAGGCGCGGCAGGTTCAGCGGACCTTTTACACGCAACTGACTGACGCAGTTTTGGGCTTAGGTGACTGGCTCATTTCTGGTCGGCGGGGAGATTTCTTGGAACAGCAGGATCAACCCATTGATGAGATTGCTACGTTGCGGCGAGCGGACCATCATTTTCAGTGGTGGCGCAACTTTGCCATTCAATTCATTTTTGGCGCCGCGGTAATTTTGATTGTTTGGTGGGCGGGCGTCATGTTCACTCATAATCAGTCAGAAGCCAACTGGGTCGCTGCCTTTGGGCTAGCCTTGTTTCCAACGGTGGAACCCTTCTCCAGCATGAGCCAGGGGGTCAGTGAATGGCCCGTCTACCAAGATTCCATCAAACGGGTCAATAGCTTGGATGAGAACGTTCCGGAACAGGTTGCTCAGGCTAAGATTGGGGCGTTAACGAACTTGACGCTGGACCACGTGAAATTTACCTATCCCGGCGCTGAGCGACAAGTGATTGATGATCTTTCATTGACGCTTCATCCGGGCGAAAAATTGGCACTTCTAGGCCCCAGTGGGACCGGTAAAAGTACACTGTTAAAGCTGATTCTGGGTGATGAGCAACCGACTAGTGGTGCAATCACCTTGAATGGTGAACCGATTGAAAAGCTGCAAGAACAGCGTGCGCAATTATTTGGCGTTCTCGATCAGCAACCCTACCTGTTCAACACTACGGTGATGAACAACGTACGGCTGGGAAATCTGAAAGCTACGGATGAAGAGGTGCGTCAGGCGGTCAAGGCCGTGGAACTGGACGATTTGATTGCGCGGCTACCGTTAGGGTATCAGACCCAGGTACAAGAGGCCGGCAGTCGGTTCTCTGGTGGGGAACGGCAACGATTATCGTTGGCACGAATTCTGCTGCAGGATGCCCCTATTATTATCTTAGATGAACCCACGGTCAGTTTGGACCCAATTACTGAGCAACACTTGTTGGATACCGTCTTCAGTGTTTTGAAAGATAAGACGATCATTTGGGTGACCCACCATCTGGCGGGTATCAACCACGTTGATCAGGTGCGGTTCATTGAGGATGGCCACTTTGATATGCAGGGAACCCCGGCGGAACTCTACAAGGAGAACGCCCGGTTTAGGGCCCTGTATGACTTGGACCGTGGTCGTTAA
- a CDS encoding lipopolysaccharide biosynthesis protein — protein MRKLMTKYKQLPVQVRAPFWFLICAFVQRGLSVLTTPIFTRLLTPQEYGQFSVFNSWLNVVTILVSLNLYAGVYMQGLVKFDREQATFSSSMQGLTVVLAAGWTAGYLLFRTQVNQLLGLPTVQVLAMLVIIWAGAAFNFWSVAQRVAYRYQRLVAMTLLVTVSQPVVGIWLVVHAQDKVTARIVGLALVQLMAYVGFFFVQMRRGRHFFGSTPSALMCRYCHIFSRRQCYLVRTAS, from the coding sequence ATGAGAAAGTTGATGACAAAATATAAGCAGCTTCCAGTCCAAGTGCGGGCCCCCTTTTGGTTTCTAATTTGTGCGTTTGTTCAGCGGGGGTTGTCAGTCCTGACGACCCCCATTTTTACGCGCTTGCTGACCCCGCAGGAGTACGGACAATTTAGTGTTTTCAATTCCTGGCTAAACGTGGTGACTATTCTGGTGTCACTGAACCTCTACGCGGGTGTATATATGCAGGGGTTAGTGAAATTTGACCGGGAGCAAGCAACTTTTTCCTCTTCCATGCAGGGATTGACGGTCGTTTTGGCTGCTGGGTGGACCGCTGGCTATCTGCTATTCAGGACGCAGGTAAACCAGTTGCTTGGCTTGCCGACGGTTCAGGTGCTGGCCATGTTGGTGATTATCTGGGCCGGCGCGGCGTTTAACTTTTGGTCGGTTGCACAGCGTGTGGCCTACCGTTACCAACGATTGGTGGCGATGACGCTGCTGGTGACCGTTAGCCAACCAGTGGTGGGTATTTGGTTAGTGGTCCACGCGCAGGACAAGGTGACAGCGCGCATCGTGGGATTGGCCCTGGTTCAGTTGATGGCGTACGTCGGTTTCTTCTTCGTTCAAATGAGACGGGGACGGCATTTTTTCGGAAGTACGCCATCTGCTTTAATGTGCCGTTACTGCCACATTTTCTCTCGCAGGCAGTGTTATTTAGTTCGGACCGCATCATGA
- a CDS encoding polyprenyl synthetase family protein — protein MDRQLWRQFPQVEPQLNALQDYLLKAVQLDNQPIHSKILSLLQSGGKLLRPGYFYLFSQFGDAATPAELQAGAAALEILHVGTLIHDDVIDESPTRRGVRTIQMKYGQRNAIYAGDFMFTVYFNQVLKSTADRTLVQSHIDAMHRILQGELHQMDLNYREDITVAKYLEEVAGKTAELFALSCYQGAKLTGAPSSVTGVAREIGIKIGCAYQMLDDILDYAGDPHKTRKPILEDLRSGVYSLPLILAIPQAPRDFHRLLKKKHDMTATDITAVQTLVTQHGGVDAARALASDHTAQALALIQQLPAGNSQANLEKLTTMLLRRDH, from the coding sequence ATGGATCGACAACTTTGGCGGCAATTCCCACAAGTGGAACCGCAATTGAATGCGCTACAAGATTACTTATTAAAAGCCGTACAATTGGATAACCAACCGATTCACAGCAAAATACTTTCGTTGTTACAATCCGGTGGTAAGTTGTTGCGTCCCGGGTATTTTTACCTATTTTCACAGTTCGGTGACGCCGCCACCCCTGCTGAATTACAGGCGGGTGCGGCAGCCCTCGAAATTTTACACGTCGGTACTTTGATCCACGACGATGTCATTGATGAGTCTCCGACCCGTCGTGGCGTCCGCACGATTCAGATGAAGTACGGCCAACGTAACGCCATTTACGCGGGCGATTTTATGTTCACCGTCTACTTCAATCAGGTACTCAAATCGACAGCTGACCGGACTTTGGTCCAGAGTCATATTGACGCAATGCACCGTATCTTGCAGGGTGAACTCCACCAGATGGATCTAAACTACCGCGAGGATATTACGGTGGCCAAGTATCTGGAAGAGGTCGCTGGCAAAACAGCAGAACTCTTTGCGTTGAGTTGTTACCAGGGGGCCAAGCTCACCGGAGCCCCTAGTTCAGTCACTGGAGTCGCTCGAGAAATCGGTATTAAAATTGGCTGTGCCTATCAAATGCTCGATGATATTCTCGATTACGCTGGTGACCCGCATAAAACGCGAAAACCCATCCTAGAGGATCTCCGCTCGGGCGTTTATTCACTGCCCTTAATTTTGGCAATTCCACAGGCCCCTCGCGATTTTCACCGTTTGCTAAAGAAAAAACACGATATGACCGCTACCGACATCACTGCGGTCCAAACATTAGTCACACAACACGGTGGCGTCGATGCTGCTCGGGCCTTAGCCAGTGATCACACGGCCCAGGCGTTAGCTCTGATCCAACAACTGCCAGCGGGCAATTCTCAAGCAAACTTGGAAAAGCTCACAACCATGTTATTGCGCCGAGACCACTAA
- a CDS encoding cytochrome ubiquinol oxidase subunit I — protein MLNLGLDILGLARFQFGMTTVFHFFFVPFSIGLAFVVAVMETMYAIKGDEDYKKMAQFWGKMFLYSFAVGVVTGIIQEFQFGMNWSEYSRFMGDIFGAPLAIEALAAFFLESTFIGMWMFTWDRFNKWVHTLFIWLVMFGSSLSALWILAANSFMQNPLGYIINQQTGHVQMVSFGAVLSNPQLWSEFPHVIFGAFVTASFVIAGCAAWRLLKKDHVTFYRKSLNVALVIGLIFSLGSIASGDIQSRYLINNQPMKFAAMEGLYKDSTNKGEWAAVSGFDTKNHKTTWSVDVPYVLNLLSYHKTTGTVKGMNTINKEMHAKYDKKYGSDINYYVPTNTLFWSFRIMSGAGALFALLAIVGLFFNRKKSQAIMKQRWFLYIMGLCLWLPFIVNTAGWFITEFGRYPWVVYGLLTIADAVSPNVSVASLLTSNIIYFLMFAGMGVVMIVLCHRTLKAGPDNDGNTDGYAASDTDLDPYSKGAFNHD, from the coding sequence ATGTTAAATCTTGGTCTGGATATCCTAGGCCTAGCACGATTTCAATTTGGAATGACGACTGTGTTTCACTTCTTCTTTGTTCCATTTTCAATCGGGTTAGCCTTCGTCGTTGCCGTCATGGAAACCATGTATGCCATCAAGGGTGATGAGGATTACAAGAAGATGGCCCAGTTCTGGGGCAAAATGTTCCTGTATAGCTTCGCCGTTGGGGTAGTTACTGGGATCATTCAAGAATTCCAATTCGGGATGAACTGGTCGGAATACTCACGGTTCATGGGGGATATCTTTGGTGCACCATTAGCCATCGAAGCCCTGGCAGCCTTCTTCCTGGAATCCACCTTTATTGGAATGTGGATGTTTACCTGGGATCGCTTCAATAAATGGGTCCACACACTCTTTATTTGGTTGGTAATGTTCGGCTCTTCACTTTCTGCACTGTGGATTCTGGCGGCCAACAGTTTTATGCAAAACCCACTGGGTTATATCATCAATCAACAAACGGGTCACGTGCAAATGGTCAGCTTTGGGGCTGTCTTGAGTAACCCCCAGTTGTGGAGTGAATTCCCACATGTTATTTTCGGTGCATTTGTTACCGCTTCCTTCGTCATCGCTGGCTGTGCTGCTTGGCGGTTACTCAAGAAGGATCACGTGACGTTCTACCGGAAGTCATTAAACGTTGCCTTAGTTATTGGTTTGATCTTCTCACTGGGTTCAATTGCCAGTGGGGATATCCAAAGTCGTTACTTAATTAACAACCAACCAATGAAATTTGCCGCAATGGAAGGGCTCTACAAGGACTCGACCAACAAAGGTGAATGGGCGGCTGTTTCTGGATTTGATACGAAAAACCACAAGACGACTTGGTCAGTTGACGTGCCTTATGTCCTCAACTTGTTGAGCTACCACAAAACAACTGGGACGGTTAAAGGGATGAATACCATTAACAAAGAAATGCACGCGAAGTACGATAAGAAGTACGGTAGCGATATTAATTACTACGTGCCAACGAACACGTTGTTCTGGAGTTTCCGGATTATGTCTGGTGCCGGGGCGCTGTTTGCCTTACTAGCAATTGTTGGGTTGTTCTTCAACCGTAAGAAGTCGCAAGCAATTATGAAGCAACGTTGGTTCCTTTACATTATGGGCCTGTGCCTGTGGCTACCATTCATTGTCAACACGGCTGGTTGGTTCATCACTGAATTTGGCCGTTACCCATGGGTTGTTTATGGACTGTTGACGATTGCCGATGCGGTATCGCCAAATGTCTCCGTTGCCTCGCTGTTGACGTCGAACATCATTTACTTCCTGATGTTTGCCGGGATGGGGGTCGTCATGATCGTCCTCTGCCACCGGACTTTGAAGGCCGGTCCCGACAACGATGGGAATACTGATGGGTACGCAGCCAGTGATACTGACCTGGATCCTTACTCAAAGGGGGCGTTCAACCATGACTAG